The Sorangiineae bacterium MSr11367 genome window below encodes:
- a CDS encoding glycoside hydrolase family 88 protein, which translates to MTRAAVLVGISLVALVPVPSHAAGQSIPDTIRPFGEREIDKAFDDAERQLANTVATTPVGAFPVFTDNRKTEPTFGKWLTRTLPKPRFPDWRVGFFPGTLWLTYEYTRDPYWREQADKWTNELEYVQNNNADHDIGFEMMPSFGNALRLAPDPRYEPILRRSADSLASRFNPVVGSTQSWSWAIPQNWTFPVIVDNMMNLELLFWSASHGGNPKHYDMAVSHALRTRQDHVRPDGGTYHVVDYDPATGNVIKRITFQGYENESTWARGEAWAIYGFTMTYRFTKDGRFLETAEKVADYFIDHVKKDWVPNWDFQAPAQYTQKDSSAAAIAAAGLIELAQFERTQRGGFARYLAYRVAAERILNALYRSYRSDGTNQGLLVHGTGNYPALWRANNPAEIDIALIYGDYYFLEALLRYQQMLRECH; encoded by the coding sequence ATGACGAGAGCAGCTGTCTTAGTTGGTATTTCCCTCGTGGCGCTGGTGCCCGTCCCGTCCCATGCGGCGGGACAATCCATCCCCGACACCATTCGGCCGTTCGGGGAGCGCGAGATCGACAAGGCGTTCGACGATGCGGAGAGGCAATTGGCCAATACCGTGGCGACCACGCCCGTCGGGGCCTTTCCCGTGTTCACCGACAATCGAAAGACGGAACCGACGTTCGGCAAATGGCTGACGCGGACATTGCCGAAACCGCGCTTCCCCGATTGGCGCGTGGGCTTCTTTCCCGGCACCCTTTGGCTCACCTACGAGTACACGCGCGATCCGTATTGGCGCGAGCAGGCGGATAAGTGGACCAACGAGCTGGAATACGTGCAAAACAACAATGCCGACCACGATATCGGCTTCGAAATGATGCCGAGCTTCGGCAATGCGCTGCGCCTCGCGCCCGATCCGCGCTACGAGCCCATTTTGCGGCGAAGCGCGGACTCCCTGGCCTCGCGCTTCAATCCGGTGGTGGGCTCGACGCAGTCGTGGAGTTGGGCCATTCCGCAGAATTGGACCTTTCCGGTCATCGTCGACAACATGATGAACCTAGAGCTCCTCTTCTGGTCGGCCTCCCACGGAGGCAATCCGAAGCACTACGACATGGCGGTGAGCCACGCGTTGCGCACGCGCCAGGATCACGTCCGCCCCGACGGTGGCACGTACCACGTGGTGGATTACGATCCGGCTACCGGCAACGTCATCAAGCGCATCACCTTTCAGGGCTACGAAAACGAGAGCACGTGGGCACGCGGTGAAGCCTGGGCCATCTACGGCTTTACCATGACGTATCGTTTCACCAAGGATGGGCGCTTCCTGGAAACGGCGGAAAAGGTGGCCGACTATTTCATCGACCACGTGAAGAAAGATTGGGTTCCCAACTGGGACTTCCAGGCCCCCGCCCAATACACGCAAAAGGACTCGTCCGCCGCCGCCATCGCCGCAGCGGGCCTCATCGAATTGGCGCAGTTCGAACGCACCCAGCGCGGCGGATTCGCGCGCTACTTGGCCTATCGCGTTGCCGCGGAGCGCATCTTGAACGCGCTCTACCGCTCATACCGCTCGGACGGCACGAACCAAGGTTTGCTCGTCCACGGTACGGGCAACTACCCAGCCCTGTGGCGGGCAAATAACCCAGCCGAGATCGATATCGCGCTGATCTATGGCGATTACTACTTCTTGGAAGCGCTGCTTCGGTATCAGCAGATGCTACGTGAGTGCCACTAA
- a CDS encoding glycosyl hydrolase family 28 protein, producing the protein MSKQWLTKSVMAIVVLLGVDAMPRESASAPVATFSVRDYGAMGNGSANDSAAINKTIDAASRAGGGIVLFPSGTYKSSNTIHLKSNITVHVEAGATILGSSADTYDPPEANEYDEYQDYGHSHFHNAMFYGDKLKNIAFTGTGTIDGGGNLITGNPKSGEADKILSLTRCDGLTVNTLRFRRGGHFAILTNNCNNITSDHLIIDTASDRDGWNIISAQNVTITNANFAANDDALAFKSDYALGAKLPNGHVTVTDSAFSAGCCNAIMFGSETCGDFTDYKFERITITGAGKSGLGMVSMDGANITDVHYRDITMTGTKSHIMQKVGTRKRCGNNPGVGHISGITYENITGSYAGTGAFSPTIWGEADGNQISDVTFTNVNLEVPGGNGTMGTGVPSNDPKNYNPNSIGTRPSYGWYVHNAHHITWLDSEVHFKNNDGRPGVLANNGSFLRFDKLIDERGTNSPYDVGFQSVAGYCVTNSQNTKGGALRVNTTGSTQSCP; encoded by the coding sequence ATGAGCAAACAATGGCTCACGAAGTCGGTAATGGCAATCGTCGTGTTGCTGGGGGTCGACGCCATGCCCCGAGAAAGTGCCTCGGCGCCCGTAGCCACGTTCAGCGTTCGCGATTACGGCGCCATGGGCAATGGATCAGCGAACGACTCGGCGGCGATCAACAAGACGATCGACGCGGCGAGTCGTGCCGGCGGCGGCATCGTGCTCTTTCCGTCAGGCACGTACAAATCGAGCAATACGATCCACTTGAAGAGCAACATTACGGTGCACGTCGAGGCGGGGGCCACCATCCTCGGGTCGAGCGCGGATACGTACGATCCGCCGGAAGCCAACGAGTACGACGAGTACCAGGATTACGGACACAGCCACTTTCACAATGCCATGTTCTATGGCGACAAACTGAAAAACATCGCCTTTACGGGCACCGGCACCATCGACGGCGGCGGAAATCTCATCACGGGCAACCCCAAATCGGGCGAGGCGGACAAGATCCTTTCGCTGACCCGCTGCGATGGCCTGACCGTGAACACGTTGCGATTCCGGCGCGGCGGGCACTTCGCCATCCTCACGAACAATTGCAACAACATCACGTCGGACCATTTGATCATCGACACGGCCAGCGATCGCGACGGTTGGAACATCATCAGCGCGCAGAACGTGACCATCACCAACGCCAACTTCGCGGCCAACGACGACGCCCTCGCGTTCAAGAGCGATTACGCATTGGGTGCGAAGCTACCCAACGGGCACGTCACGGTGACCGACTCGGCGTTCTCCGCGGGGTGTTGCAATGCCATCATGTTCGGCTCCGAAACGTGCGGTGACTTCACCGACTACAAGTTCGAGCGCATCACCATCACCGGCGCGGGCAAGTCCGGCCTGGGCATGGTGTCCATGGATGGCGCCAACATCACCGATGTGCACTACCGCGACATCACCATGACCGGCACCAAGTCGCACATCATGCAGAAGGTGGGCACGCGAAAGCGCTGCGGCAACAATCCGGGGGTGGGCCACATCAGCGGCATCACCTACGAAAACATCACGGGAAGCTACGCCGGCACCGGGGCCTTCAGTCCCACCATCTGGGGTGAGGCGGACGGAAATCAGATCAGCGACGTGACCTTCACCAACGTGAACCTGGAGGTCCCCGGCGGCAACGGTACCATGGGCACCGGCGTGCCGAGCAACGATCCCAAGAATTACAATCCGAACAGCATTGGAACGCGCCCGTCGTACGGCTGGTACGTGCACAATGCCCACCACATTACGTGGCTCGACAGCGAAGTTCACTTCAAGAACAACGACGGCCGGCCGGGCGTCCTCGCCAACAATGGCAGCTTCCTGCGCTTCGACAAACTCATCGACGAGCGCGGAACGAATAGCCCCTACGACGTCGGATTTCAAAGCGTCGCCGGCTATTGTGTGACCAATAGCCAAAACACCAAAGGTGGTGCCCTTCGCGTCAACACGACCGGTTCGACGCAAAGCTGCCCCTAA
- a CDS encoding metalloregulator ArsR/SmtB family transcription factor, which translates to MSPLERASRSGEQKLEASAAVFAALGDPMRMRLVGRLSSDGPMSIARLTAGSGVTRQAVTKHLQVLEDSGLVRGTRDGRERIWELQPEGLEQAKQDLERISRRWDEALGRLKAFVER; encoded by the coding sequence ATGTCGCCGCTCGAACGCGCTAGTCGCTCGGGGGAACAAAAGCTCGAAGCGTCGGCCGCCGTCTTCGCGGCCCTGGGCGATCCCATGCGCATGCGGCTGGTGGGCCGTCTGAGCTCGGACGGTCCCATGTCCATTGCGCGTTTGACCGCCGGTTCCGGCGTGACGCGTCAAGCCGTGACGAAGCACCTCCAGGTCCTCGAGGATTCAGGCCTCGTTCGCGGCACCCGCGATGGCCGCGAGCGGATCTGGGAGCTTCAGCCCGAAGGTCTCGAACAAGCGAAGCAAGATCTCGAGCGCATCTCGCGACGCTGGGACGAGGCACTTGGCCGCCTGAAGGCTTTCGTCGAAAGGTAA
- a CDS encoding SRPBCC family protein: MTTTTDRIEKKVLLRAPRSRVWNALTTAEEFGTWFEVELTEKGKFVVGARIEGRFSKNEPIAPMMTIERLEPEQLFSYRWVPYSMEATMNYDSESKTLVEFRLEEQEGGVLLTVVESGFDSIPAARRAKAYQMNEGGWTQQMDNIERYVAARTR, encoded by the coding sequence ATGACAACGACGACGGATCGCATCGAAAAAAAGGTTCTGCTGCGCGCACCCCGCTCCCGGGTGTGGAACGCGCTCACGACGGCCGAGGAGTTTGGCACCTGGTTCGAGGTCGAGTTGACCGAGAAGGGGAAATTCGTTGTGGGTGCACGTATCGAAGGGCGCTTCTCCAAGAACGAACCGATTGCGCCCATGATGACCATCGAGCGGCTCGAGCCCGAGCAGCTTTTCTCGTATCGGTGGGTACCGTATTCCATGGAGGCGACCATGAACTACGACTCCGAATCGAAGACGCTCGTCGAGTTTCGCCTCGAGGAACAGGAAGGGGGCGTCCTGCTCACCGTCGTGGAATCCGGCTTCGACTCCATTCCGGCGGCGCGGCGCGCCAAGGCCTATCAGATGAACGAAGGCGGATGGACCCAGCAGATGGACAACATCGAACGCTATGTCGCCGCTCGAACGCGCTAG
- a CDS encoding DUF6351 family protein, with product MTPLVLLVAGGCSPAHEDVSEEIAEQASSLEEGGPTVQADFHTRKTPPRAKGEFDVISLSSLPDAVTGGDVLIGLRGLSAADQYTVQRNGIDVTAAFKRGSDGEVRGLVTGLIVGNNRIEALATGPNGKRRAALGVVNYPITGPVISGPHQSPFLCQTRESGLGDPLDSDCSVETRYEWFYRTSGSSSTSPEFKPLANPYEAYPADVERIRTKDGRDVPFVVRVESSTINRGIARIAVLDDPHARGPQAPFDAAGWDHRVYYFFGALCGVGYHQGINTPGTVLGVASPGEPFDFGALLGVEDRLRQGDAIVHSTLSTFGVQCNALMGIESAMMVLEHITEKYGIIAATVGSGGSGAAIQQYNAINNAPGLLSGALPVATFVDVWTTYTTVADCGLLTHYYQTYAPSWDEAKKGAVEGHDPPRSEPRTGICQSWSIPPLQSILDPKNGCDPSVPYALRYDPVTNPHGARCTLQDANVNVVGRDPVTGFARRPIDNTGVQYGLDAFNRRRLSAAEFIDLNRRIGGFDIDGHFAPERMVMHPDTESMIYRTGQIIGRGALDETPVMDMGLYLDLIPLANIHDSVRPFSVRARLRRYSGLDAGQSIWRGASVTPPDAYQALARWLDVLDLMPYGIGPLDRARAVAYSKPFAAGDRCLIDTPHGRVQVPENFDSAIGPCSVFFPVSRTPRIAAGMPLTDDVLRCQRKPLDRRDYLAPLTDAEFAELRSIFPDGVCDYTKRAARDVDHSILWPTIGGETPHPPIGLTYRVARSVAVP from the coding sequence ATGACGCCTCTCGTTCTTCTCGTGGCGGGAGGCTGTTCGCCGGCGCACGAAGACGTCTCCGAGGAAATCGCGGAGCAGGCATCCTCGCTCGAGGAAGGCGGGCCCACGGTCCAGGCGGACTTTCACACGCGAAAAACCCCGCCCCGCGCCAAGGGCGAGTTCGATGTGATCTCCCTGTCCTCGCTGCCGGATGCGGTGACCGGTGGCGATGTGCTCATCGGTTTGCGCGGGCTTTCCGCAGCGGATCAATACACCGTCCAGCGCAACGGCATCGACGTTACGGCCGCGTTCAAGCGTGGTTCGGACGGCGAGGTGCGGGGTCTGGTGACCGGGTTGATCGTAGGCAACAATCGCATCGAAGCGCTGGCGACCGGGCCCAATGGAAAACGGCGCGCCGCGCTCGGCGTGGTCAATTATCCAATTACTGGGCCAGTGATATCCGGGCCACATCAGTCTCCATTTCTATGCCAAACACGCGAATCCGGTTTGGGCGATCCACTGGATTCCGATTGTTCGGTCGAAACGCGCTATGAATGGTTTTATCGCACCAGCGGGTCATCTTCGACCTCACCTGAATTTAAGCCTCTTGCCAATCCGTACGAGGCTTATCCGGCGGATGTAGAGCGCATTCGAACGAAGGACGGGCGTGACGTGCCGTTCGTGGTGCGTGTGGAGTCGTCGACGATCAACCGTGGCATCGCGCGCATCGCGGTGCTCGACGATCCGCATGCGCGCGGTCCCCAGGCGCCTTTCGATGCGGCGGGCTGGGATCACCGCGTCTATTACTTCTTCGGAGCGCTGTGCGGCGTCGGGTATCACCAGGGGATCAATACGCCGGGCACGGTGCTCGGGGTGGCCTCGCCCGGGGAGCCGTTCGACTTCGGCGCCCTTCTCGGGGTGGAGGATCGGCTTCGCCAAGGAGATGCCATCGTGCACTCGACGTTGAGCACCTTCGGCGTTCAGTGCAATGCGCTCATGGGCATCGAGAGCGCAATGATGGTGCTCGAGCACATCACCGAGAAGTACGGAATCATCGCGGCCACGGTGGGGTCCGGCGGGTCGGGCGCGGCCATTCAGCAATACAATGCGATCAACAATGCGCCCGGTCTCCTCAGCGGCGCGTTGCCGGTGGCGACGTTCGTGGACGTGTGGACCACGTACACGACCGTCGCGGACTGTGGCTTGCTCACGCACTATTACCAGACGTACGCACCGTCGTGGGACGAGGCCAAAAAGGGGGCGGTGGAAGGGCACGATCCTCCGCGGTCCGAGCCGCGTACGGGCATTTGCCAAAGCTGGAGCATCCCGCCGCTGCAGAGCATCCTCGATCCCAAGAATGGGTGCGACCCCTCGGTGCCGTACGCCCTTCGCTACGATCCGGTGACGAATCCCCACGGTGCACGCTGCACCTTGCAGGACGCCAACGTGAACGTGGTGGGGCGCGATCCCGTGACGGGCTTTGCGCGCCGGCCGATCGACAACACCGGTGTGCAGTACGGGCTGGACGCCTTCAACCGCCGTCGCCTCAGCGCGGCGGAGTTCATCGACCTCAATCGCCGCATCGGCGGGTTCGACATCGACGGCCACTTCGCCCCGGAGCGCATGGTCATGCACCCGGACACCGAGTCGATGATTTACCGCACCGGCCAGATCATCGGCCGGGGGGCACTGGACGAGACGCCGGTCATGGATATGGGCCTTTATCTGGACCTCATTCCGCTGGCGAACATCCACGATTCCGTGCGGCCCTTTTCGGTGCGCGCGCGCTTGCGGCGGTATTCGGGGCTCGACGCCGGCCAGAGCATCTGGCGAGGCGCGAGCGTGACGCCGCCCGATGCGTACCAGGCGCTCGCGCGATGGCTCGACGTGCTCGATCTCATGCCGTACGGCATAGGTCCTCTGGATCGCGCCCGCGCCGTCGCGTATTCGAAGCCGTTCGCCGCCGGCGATCGCTGCTTGATCGACACGCCGCACGGCCGCGTGCAGGTCCCCGAGAATTTCGACTCCGCCATCGGGCCCTGCTCCGTGTTCTTCCCCGTCTCACGCACCCCGCGCATCGCCGCCGGAATGCCGCTCACCGACGATGTGCTTCGCTGCCAGCGCAAGCCGCTCGACCGCCGCGACTACCTCGCACCGCTCACCGATGCCGAGTTCGCGGAGCTGCGATCCATCTTCCCCGACGGCGTGTGCGACTACACGAAACGCGCCGCTCGCGACGTGGACCACAGCATCCTCTGGCCCACAATCGGCGGTGAAACCCCGCACCCGCCCATTGGACTCACGTACCGCGTCGCCCGCTCTGTAGCCGTTCCTTAG
- a CDS encoding LysR family transcriptional regulator — MNEDYGRNLDLNLLRVFVAVADCESVTAAAGRLYLTQPAISAALRRLTETVGAPLFTRRGRGIALTHRGEDLLAMVRPHLSALLDAALAPQPFDPRSSDHTFRIGFSDVIETWLLPPLLRALEKEAPRMRIIALPVQFRTVGLALASRQIDVAVTVADDLPAGFKRRPLYETGFVCMYDPRYAHFKLPLREREYFAHEHVIVSYNGDLRGIVEDLLRKTRIVRCSVSSFHNVGAIIEGSALLATIPETVARSICAERPRLRMTELPFALSGTPMELLWSAADDDNPAGRFIREKIANLAEREFTKHPRSGASPRANAKGRTSNRERATRASRPDR, encoded by the coding sequence ATGAACGAGGATTATGGAAGGAACCTGGATCTGAACCTTCTGCGCGTCTTCGTCGCGGTGGCCGACTGCGAGAGTGTGACAGCGGCGGCCGGCCGGCTTTATCTCACGCAACCCGCCATCAGCGCGGCGTTGCGCAGGCTCACGGAGACCGTGGGCGCACCCCTCTTCACCCGGCGCGGGCGCGGGATTGCGCTCACCCATCGCGGGGAGGACCTCTTGGCCATGGTGCGGCCCCATCTCTCCGCGCTGCTCGATGCGGCGCTCGCGCCCCAGCCTTTCGATCCGCGCAGCAGCGACCACACCTTCCGCATCGGCTTTTCGGACGTCATCGAGACGTGGCTGCTCCCGCCGCTGCTCCGCGCGTTGGAGAAGGAGGCCCCGCGCATGCGGATCATCGCGCTGCCCGTGCAGTTTCGCACGGTGGGGTTGGCGCTTGCATCACGGCAAATCGATGTCGCGGTGACCGTGGCCGACGATCTTCCCGCGGGGTTCAAGCGACGTCCTCTCTACGAAACCGGGTTCGTCTGCATGTACGATCCGCGGTATGCGCATTTCAAATTGCCGCTGCGCGAACGTGAATACTTCGCCCACGAGCACGTCATCGTCTCGTACAATGGCGATCTGCGCGGCATCGTCGAAGATCTGCTGCGCAAGACGCGCATCGTTCGTTGTTCGGTATCCAGCTTCCACAATGTGGGGGCCATCATCGAGGGCTCGGCGCTGCTCGCCACCATTCCGGAGACCGTGGCACGTTCCATTTGTGCGGAGCGCCCGCGATTGCGTATGACGGAATTGCCCTTTGCGCTTTCGGGGACGCCCATGGAGCTTCTATGGTCGGCGGCCGACGACGACAATCCGGCGGGTCGCTTCATTCGCGAGAAAATAGCGAACCTCGCCGAGAGGGAGTTTACCAAGCATCCACGATCCGGCGCTTCTCCACGTGCGAACGCGAAGGGGCGGACTTCAAACCGCGAACGAGCCACGCGCGCGTCTCGGCCGGATCGATGA
- a CDS encoding aldo/keto reductase, translated as MSQEKAPRTIQLGKTGPKVFSLGLGCMAFSGMYGATSEDEGIATIRAAIERGVTLLDTGDFYGMGHNEMLIRRALEGQGYQRDNLQISVKFGGLRAPDGAFLAVDMRPVAVKNFAAYSLKRLGVEVIDIYRPSRLDPNVPIEETVGAIADLIKQGYVRHVGLSEVGAETIRRAHAVHPVTDLQIEYSLASRGPEEKIFPVLRELGISATLYGILSRGLLSGRKPKDASDFRSHLPRFSGDDGAHNEQIVARLRAFAEASGRTPSQLAIAWVAAKQPAFVPLVGARTLAQLDDAFGVLDKPLSVEDVHALEAIVPVGSFRGDRYSAVQMAHLDSER; from the coding sequence ATGAGCCAAGAAAAAGCCCCCCGCACGATCCAGCTCGGCAAGACCGGGCCCAAAGTTTTTTCCCTGGGACTCGGCTGCATGGCCTTTTCCGGCATGTACGGCGCCACCAGTGAGGACGAAGGCATCGCCACCATTCGCGCGGCCATCGAACGCGGCGTGACCTTGCTCGACACGGGCGACTTCTACGGCATGGGCCACAACGAGATGCTCATCCGGCGCGCCCTGGAAGGCCAAGGCTACCAACGCGACAACCTGCAGATCTCGGTGAAGTTCGGCGGCTTGCGAGCCCCCGACGGCGCCTTTCTCGCCGTCGACATGCGCCCCGTCGCGGTGAAAAACTTCGCGGCCTACAGCCTGAAACGCCTCGGGGTCGAGGTGATCGACATCTACCGCCCCTCGCGGCTCGATCCCAACGTGCCCATCGAGGAGACCGTCGGCGCCATCGCGGATCTGATCAAGCAGGGCTACGTTCGCCACGTCGGCCTCTCCGAGGTGGGAGCAGAAACGATTCGCCGCGCCCATGCGGTGCATCCCGTCACCGATCTTCAAATCGAGTATTCGCTGGCCAGCCGCGGTCCCGAAGAAAAGATCTTCCCCGTGCTGCGGGAGCTAGGGATCAGCGCCACGCTGTACGGCATCCTCTCGCGCGGTCTGCTCAGCGGACGAAAGCCCAAGGACGCGAGCGATTTCCGTTCGCACCTTCCGCGTTTCAGCGGCGACGACGGCGCCCACAACGAGCAGATCGTCGCACGTCTCCGCGCCTTCGCCGAGGCCAGCGGCCGCACGCCCTCGCAGCTTGCCATCGCGTGGGTCGCCGCCAAGCAACCCGCCTTCGTTCCGCTGGTTGGCGCGAGAACGCTGGCGCAGCTCGACGACGCCTTCGGGGTACTCGACAAGCCACTCTCCGTCGAAGACGTGCACGCACTGGAGGCCATCGTCCCGGTGGGCTCATTCCGCGGCGATCGATACAGCGCCGTGCAAATGGCCCACCTGGACAGCGAGCGCTAG
- a CDS encoding Hsp70 family protein → MRRALGLDLGTTNSALALAGAGRDVTLAQFEHRGGVTDTFRSILYFHPDARDARRGITSVAGPTAIDEYLEADGSGRLIQSLKTYLSDPGFEATSVFGRNYTLTDLLSFLVRALCGLAEKQMGSLGPRIVVGRPVHFSGGKGDDDDAFAEGRLRKAIAAAGFEDIVFEYEPVAAAYYYESRLDHDELVLIADFGGGTSDFSLIRVGPGARKASQAERILGNDGVGLAGDALDAKILHNVVSPYLGLGSSYRSMLGKELPVPVWIYGKLRRWHHLSFLKSKRTTELLREIQDQSMEPAKIRGLVHIIDQDLGYHLYRSIEKTKVALSKSDRTTFLFEDESLRIEHELTRGDFESWIDEETAAMSECVDRLLARVGVSPNEVDRVFMTGGTSFVPAVRRIFDTRFGAEKIEAGGEMISVASGLALRAHDLA, encoded by the coding sequence ATGCGCAGAGCTTTGGGACTCGATCTCGGGACGACGAACAGTGCGCTCGCTCTGGCGGGAGCCGGGCGGGACGTCACCCTCGCGCAATTCGAACATCGCGGCGGCGTCACGGACACATTTCGGTCCATCTTGTACTTTCACCCCGATGCGCGTGACGCCCGTCGGGGCATCACCTCGGTAGCGGGCCCCACGGCCATCGACGAATATTTGGAAGCCGACGGCAGCGGACGGCTGATTCAATCGCTCAAAACGTACTTGTCCGATCCGGGCTTCGAGGCCACCAGCGTCTTCGGACGCAACTACACGCTGACGGATCTTCTCTCGTTTCTCGTGCGCGCCCTGTGCGGCTTGGCCGAGAAGCAGATGGGCTCCCTGGGACCGCGCATCGTCGTCGGCAGGCCGGTCCACTTCTCCGGTGGCAAGGGCGACGACGACGACGCGTTTGCCGAAGGCCGTCTGCGAAAAGCGATTGCCGCCGCCGGATTCGAGGACATCGTCTTCGAATACGAACCGGTGGCCGCGGCGTACTATTACGAATCACGCCTCGATCACGACGAGCTCGTGCTCATTGCCGACTTCGGTGGCGGTACGAGTGACTTTTCCCTCATTCGCGTGGGCCCTGGGGCACGCAAGGCGTCGCAGGCCGAGCGCATCCTGGGCAACGACGGTGTGGGCCTCGCCGGCGACGCGCTCGACGCGAAGATCCTGCACAACGTGGTCTCTCCGTACCTCGGGCTGGGATCCTCGTACCGGTCCATGCTGGGCAAGGAGCTGCCGGTGCCCGTGTGGATCTACGGGAAACTCCGTCGCTGGCACCACCTCTCGTTCCTCAAGTCGAAGCGAACGACGGAGCTTCTGCGCGAGATTCAGGATCAATCGATGGAGCCGGCGAAGATCCGCGGGCTGGTGCATATCATCGATCAGGACCTCGGCTATCACTTGTACCGGTCCATTGAAAAGACCAAGGTCGCGCTCTCCAAGAGCGATCGCACGACCTTCCTCTTCGAGGACGAATCGCTGCGCATCGAGCACGAGCTCACCCGCGGCGATTTCGAATCGTGGATCGACGAGGAGACCGCGGCCATGTCCGAATGCGTCGATCGCCTGTTGGCCCGCGTCGGCGTGAGCCCGAACGAAGTGGATCGCGTATTCATGACCGGCGGCACGTCGTTCGTGCCCGCCGTGCGCCGCATTTTCGACACGCGCTTCGGCGCGGAGAAAATCGAGGCCGGCGGCGAGATGATCTCCGTCGCCAGCGGCCTCGCCCTGCGCGCGCACGATCTGGCCTAG